In Perca fluviatilis chromosome 18, GENO_Pfluv_1.0, whole genome shotgun sequence, one genomic interval encodes:
- the LOC120546666 gene encoding uncharacterized protein LOC120546666, translated as MGNGGTERFNRTLGSMLRSLPLKEKHKWPQQIQTLTFAYNATVHETTGYAPFQLMFGRIPRLPVDMMFKQVLHDPVVVDYKSYVKTLMSHLHEAARIAQTHAVREQDKQAQGYNRKVKGTHLNIGDSVLVANKGERGKKKLADKWNATVYTVKDRNLQTHTYKLEDGTGSTKVVHRNLLLDISFLPVGTPGEELCDDGSEERPCVNDSLDSLVEEDSASRTSAWIMNGSEDTRSQETLSEGLLDQSSQEASELDYEGQSADHIQGSQCDQSHAGRDFDLDSLVAEPASDLLSTQSHSADTEQVVRTRAGRVSKRVNRLIESMVQKPLGIRDLAVSVRRKSQSLLTLF; from the coding sequence ATGGGAAATGGAGGAACTGAGAGGTTTAATCGAACGCTTGGAAGCATGCTGCGATCCCTTCCCCTTAAAGAGAAACATAAGTGGCCTCAACAGATACAGACATTGACATTTGCTTATAATGCGACAGTACATGAAACCACAGGATACGCACCGTTCCAGCTTATGTTCGGTCGCATTCCAAGACTCCCTGTGGACATGATGTTCAAGCAAGTGTTGCATGATCCAGTGGTTGTTGATTACAAAAGCTATGTGAAAACACTAATGTCCCATCTTCATGAAGCAGCCAGAATTGCTCAAACACATGCTGTCAGAGAACAGGATAAACAGGCACAGGGCTACAACAGGAAGGTGAAAGGCACCCATCTGAACATAGGAGACAGCGTACTTGTGGCAaacaaaggagagagaggaaagaagaagcTGGCTGACAAATGGAATGCAACGGTGTACACAGTCAAAGACCGAAACttgcagacacatacatacaagctGGAGGATGGAACAGGCAGCACGAAAGTAGTGCACCGTAATCTCCTCTTGGACATCAGTTTCCTACCTGTGGGGACACCTGGAGAGGAATTGTGTGATGATGGGTCAGAGGAAAGACCTTGTGTAAATGACTCATTGGACTCGTTAGTGGAGGAGGATTCAGCAAGCAGAACCAGTGCATGGATAATGAATGGATCAGAGGACACACGGAGTCAGGAGACACTGAGCGAAGGGCTGTTGGACCAGTCAAGTCAGGAAGCTTCAGAGTTGGACTATGAAGGGCAGTCTGCGGATCACATCCAGGGCTCTCAATGTGACCAAAGCCACGCAGGCAGAGACTTTGATCTGGACAGTTTAGTTGCAGAACCTGCTTCAGACTTACTCTCCACTCAGTCACactcagcagacacagagcaggtagTCAGGACTCGAGCAGGTAGGGTCAGTAAAAGAGTTAATCGACTCATTGAGTCTATGGTTCAAAAGCCTCTTGGCATCAGGGACTTAGCAGTTTCTGTTCGCAGAAAGTCTCAGTCACTTCTAACATTGTTTTAG